The genome window GTAAACGACGAGCGCCGTGCCCGTAATGATGAAAAAGAGACCGACAACTCCGAAAAAACCGACGTAAAACGGCCCGACCCAAAAGTCGAACAGATCGCCGCCGATGAGGGTGCCGCCGCGCACGCGGTATTTGCGTTCGAAACTGAGCAACGCCATCGTCGTTCCTCCTGCTTGGTTTGATCCGTGCCAGCGGATAGCCCAGTGGATGTCAGGGAATTTCGGCGGCGGGCGGCGCGGTTTTCGCCGGTGTCGCCCGCCACCTTGTCGTAAGCGCGTTATCCGATCATTCGCACCGGCTCCACGCCATCCGTGACGGATTGTTCAATCGAGCTGGTCGTCGTGGACGAACCTTCCAGCCAGTTGAATCGATCCGTGCTGAGCAGGATGAAGTGGATGAGAATGGCCAGCGAGAACAGGAAGACGGCCAGTCCGACCATCACGCGACGCGGGTCGAACAGATACCAGATTCTCCACATAGCTTTTCTCCTATGCGAGGACGGGAAGGAGCGCGGAGACGGTTTCTGTCACGCCGTCAAGCGCGGCATAACCGTCGGGTCCGGGGATCCACGGGCGCCAAAGCCAGACCAGGATATGCGCGACGATCGCAACCGCCGTGAATCCCAAGAAGCCTTGGATGAAGTACTTGTGGATCTCCTGAGCTTCGCTCTCGGTAAGACCCGAAAGTGAGACGTTGTCAGGGCTAGCCATGAACGTCACCTCCTAGTCATGTAAGCCACGAAACCCCCGCGGCTGGGGTGCCAGGGCGGGCGCAGACCCGCTTCAGGCGATTGCCGGTTTTGGACGCCGGCAGGTGAGTGCTTACGCGATGAACGCGTAGCCAACCGCGGCATGCGCTGCGGATCTTGCCTCTGCGAAAACGCCTTCGCGGAGATGAGGGGTGGATGCCGGCCGCGACGCGAACAGACGCAGGGTCCGCTTTGCGATGCCGGCTCCGACACACAGGAAAAAAGCGAGGGCGACGAGCGCCTTGTATTCGAGCCGATCCCAGGGATCGGTCAGGCCCGAACCGTCGCAGCGGCGCTGGGTTCTCGTGATCATGCTCTTGCTCCTCCACTGGCGCGCCCGAAAGATGCCGGCGCGCGATGGGTTTCCGGCTAAATGGCCGGTTCGACGTCGCGCGGCGCTTTGGCGCCAGGCAAATGCTTCTGGTCAACGGTTTCCGCACCGGCAGCGCGCGCGGCCGCCTCGGCCATGTCGCGCAGTCGCTTTGCGGCTGAAATTCGAATGAGAACGGGTTCCGCCTCGACAAGGGCATCGAGGGTGGCGCGCGCGTCGTCGGTCCACGCCATCTCGCCTGCACGGCGGACCGGTGTCGGATCGACGGCGTCGAGCTCGCTCGACAGGGGCAGGATGTTGAACAGCGCGTCGAACAGCGCATTGCACACTTCCTGGATGACCCAGGTCGCGCCGGAATAGCCCATCACCGGCGTGCCGGTGTGCCGGCGGATGATCGCGCCGGGGAAAGAGACCGGGATGTAGATCGCCTTCGCTCCGGCTTCCGCCAGATACATGCGTTCGTTGTACGAGCCGAACATGACCAGCGGCGGCGTCGTGCGGATCTTCTCGCGGATGGCGGCATTGTCGGTCTTGGCACCGGCGCGCCGCTGCACGGAAAACACGCAGGGCAGGCCCATTTCGT of Stappia sp. ES.058 contains these proteins:
- the pufB gene encoding light-harvesting antenna LH1, beta subunit, producing the protein MASPDNVSLSGLTESEAQEIHKYFIQGFLGFTAVAIVAHILVWLWRPWIPGPDGYAALDGVTETVSALLPVLA
- the pufA gene encoding light-harvesting antenna LH1, alpha subunit is translated as MWRIWYLFDPRRVMVGLAVFLFSLAILIHFILLSTDRFNWLEGSSTTTSSIEQSVTDGVEPVRMIG